From the Flavobacterium galactosidilyticum genome, one window contains:
- a CDS encoding 3-oxoacyl-ACP synthase III family protein: MNSYINSISVYLPKNTLTNEDLNNEFPEWTAEKISSKTGIFKRTIASEDEFVSDLAIKASIKLFEEHLIDKSCIDFVLLCTQSPDYFLPTTACVVQDKLGLSKNCGALDFNLGCSGFVYGLGLAKGLIASGIAKNVLLITSETYSKYINKKDKSNRTIFGDAAAACLISSGSKAGNICNFVFGTDGSGADNLIVKNGAAKFSKQKSDDVYIDGEFFKNDDNLYMNGQEIFKFTTASVPILVEECLASNGLNIEDVDLFIFHQANKFMLDYIRRKLKIPQDKFLMYFEDIGNTVSSTIPIVMSEAIASKKIKKGMKVLIVGFGVGYSYGATVIEF, from the coding sequence ATGAATTCATATATTAATTCAATTTCAGTTTATCTTCCAAAAAACACATTAACAAATGAAGATTTAAACAATGAATTTCCTGAATGGACTGCAGAAAAAATATCTAGTAAAACAGGTATATTTAAAAGAACTATTGCTTCAGAAGATGAATTTGTAAGTGACCTTGCAATTAAAGCTTCGATTAAATTATTTGAAGAACATTTAATAGACAAGTCATGTATAGACTTTGTATTATTGTGTACTCAAAGTCCAGATTACTTTTTGCCAACAACAGCATGCGTAGTTCAAGATAAATTAGGTTTGTCTAAGAATTGCGGAGCTTTAGATTTTAATTTGGGTTGTTCAGGTTTTGTTTATGGCCTGGGTTTAGCAAAGGGATTGATAGCTAGCGGAATTGCTAAAAATGTTTTGTTGATTACTTCTGAAACTTATAGTAAATATATAAATAAAAAAGATAAATCAAACAGAACAATTTTCGGAGATGCAGCTGCCGCTTGTTTAATTTCATCGGGGTCAAAAGCTGGAAATATTTGCAATTTTGTTTTCGGTACTGATGGGTCAGGAGCTGATAATCTCATAGTAAAGAATGGTGCAGCTAAATTTTCGAAGCAAAAAAGTGATGATGTTTATATAGATGGTGAATTCTTTAAAAATGATGATAACCTTTATATGAATGGTCAGGAAATATTTAAATTTACAACGGCTTCCGTTCCAATATTAGTTGAAGAATGTCTTGCTTCTAATGGATTAAATATAGAAGATGTAGATTTATTTATATTTCATCAAGCTAATAAGTTTATGTTAGATTATATACGTAGGAAATTAAAAATTCCACAAGATAAATTTTTAATGTACTTTGAGGATATTGGAAATACTGTTTCTTCAACAATTCCTATTGTTATGAGTGAAGCTATTGCTTCTAAAAAAATTAAAAAAGGCATGAAGGTTCTCATTGTAGGTTTTGGCGTTGGTTATTCGTATGGTGCAACAGTGATAGAATTTTAA
- a CDS encoding NAD-dependent epimerase/dehydratase family protein, whose translation MLKIGITGQAGFVGTHLYNTIGLFTEEFIRVDFQKEMFEDVNKLNAFVGDCDVIVHLAAMNRHNDPQVIYDTNIGLVQKLVKALKSTGSKAHVLFSSSTQEERDNLYGKSKKVGRELMIDWAKTDGGKFTGMIIPNVFGPFGHPNYNSVVATFCHKLSHNEIPVIEVDGDMKLIYVGELVNVILAEIRNNEGNPEILVAHTSESKVSQLLLLLESYKKQYQDGGIIPSINNTFELNLFNTFRCYMDIANHFPVKFIEHTDPRGSFVEIIRLGVGGQVSFSTTVPGITRGNHYHTRKIERFAVIKGKALIQLRRIGTDEVLDFYLDGNEPAYVDMPIWYTHNIKNIGEDVLYTNFWINEFYDSNDPDTYFENV comes from the coding sequence ATGTTAAAAATAGGAATAACAGGACAAGCTGGATTTGTTGGGACACATTTGTACAACACAATAGGTCTGTTTACAGAAGAATTTATCCGAGTGGATTTTCAAAAAGAAATGTTTGAGGATGTAAATAAACTAAATGCTTTTGTAGGAGATTGTGATGTAATTGTACATTTAGCAGCGATGAATCGTCATAATGACCCTCAAGTTATTTATGACACTAATATTGGTTTAGTTCAGAAATTAGTAAAGGCTCTTAAATCCACTGGTTCTAAAGCACATGTTTTATTCTCCTCTTCTACTCAAGAAGAAAGGGATAACTTGTATGGGAAGTCCAAAAAAGTTGGACGTGAATTAATGATTGATTGGGCAAAAACTGATGGTGGAAAATTCACAGGAATGATAATTCCTAATGTATTTGGTCCTTTTGGCCATCCCAATTACAATTCAGTAGTAGCAACTTTTTGTCATAAATTATCTCATAATGAAATTCCCGTCATTGAAGTTGATGGCGATATGAAGTTGATTTATGTTGGCGAATTAGTCAATGTGATTCTTGCCGAAATTAGAAATAATGAAGGGAATCCTGAAATATTGGTTGCTCATACTTCAGAGTCTAAGGTGTCTCAATTATTATTGCTTCTTGAATCTTATAAAAAACAATATCAGGATGGCGGAATTATTCCTTCAATAAATAACACATTCGAGTTGAATTTATTCAATACGTTTCGTTGTTATATGGATATTGCGAATCATTTTCCTGTAAAATTTATTGAGCATACTGATCCAAGAGGTTCTTTTGTGGAAATCATTCGTTTGGGAGTTGGAGGGCAAGTATCGTTTTCGACTACTGTTCCTGGGATAACAAGAGGAAATCACTATCATACAAGAAAAATAGAGCGTTTTGCTGTTATCAAGGGAAAGGCATTGATACAATTACGTCGCATTGGTACGGACGAAGTATTAGATTTTTATTTAGACGGCAATGAACCGGCTTATGTTGATATGCCAATCTGGTATACTCATAATATAAAAAATATAGGTGAAGATGTGCTTTACACAAATTTTTGGATTAATGAGTTTTATGATTCAAATGATCCGGATACGTATTTCGAGAATGTATAA
- a CDS encoding WxcM-like domain-containing protein: MVVQPSVIEGDCYSDARGSLFFNNEFDASQIKRIYIINNIDLEFVRGWQGHKIEQRWFSAISGKFKIDLIKIDNWDQPTKGLKVFSFVINSDKLNVIHVPQGYVSSIQSLESNSKLLIMADYLLGEIEDEYRYHIDYFKI, translated from the coding sequence ATGGTAGTGCAACCTAGTGTGATAGAAGGAGATTGCTATTCTGACGCGAGAGGCTCGTTGTTTTTTAATAATGAATTTGACGCTTCACAAATAAAAAGGATTTATATCATAAACAATATAGATCTTGAATTTGTTAGGGGATGGCAAGGACATAAAATTGAGCAGAGGTGGTTCAGCGCAATTTCAGGTAAATTTAAAATCGACTTAATTAAGATTGACAATTGGGACCAACCTACAAAAGGGTTAAAAGTATTTTCTTTTGTAATTAATTCAGATAAATTAAATGTAATTCATGTTCCTCAAGGGTATGTAAGTAGCATTCAATCTTTAGAATCTAATTCTAAACTATTAATAATGGCTGATTATTTATTAGGAGAAATTGAAGATGAATATCGTTATCATATTGATTATTTTAAAATTTAA
- the wecB gene encoding non-hydrolyzing UDP-N-acetylglucosamine 2-epimerase yields MKAQLKVMTVVGTRPEIIRLSRVIAALDSSEAIEHVIVHTGQNYDYELNQIFFDDLGIRKPDFFLNAAGVSATETIGQILIKIDPLLESENPDAFLVLGDTNSCLCAIPAKKRHIPIFHMEAGNRCFDQRVPEETNRKIVDHVSDINLTYSSIAREYLLREGLPADRIIKTGSPMYEVLHHYLPNINASAVLEKLNLEENKYFVVSAHREENINSEKNFKGLMESMNLIAEKYGYPIIVSTHPRTQKMIDSKQIVMRPEVQFLKPMGFNDYNALQMKSYAVLSDSGTISEESSTLNFRALNIRDAHERPEAMEEASVMMVGLNPERIMQGLVQLQTQKRGVERNFRAVADYSMPNVSEKVIRIILSYTDYIKRVVWSESN; encoded by the coding sequence ATGAAAGCACAACTAAAAGTAATGACTGTAGTGGGTACAAGACCCGAAATTATACGATTGTCAAGAGTAATAGCTGCTTTAGATTCTTCGGAAGCTATTGAGCACGTTATTGTTCATACAGGTCAAAATTATGATTACGAATTAAACCAAATTTTCTTTGATGATTTGGGGATACGCAAACCTGATTTTTTCCTTAATGCTGCGGGTGTATCAGCAACTGAAACAATTGGTCAAATATTAATTAAAATTGATCCTTTGCTAGAGAGCGAAAACCCTGATGCTTTTTTAGTTTTGGGAGATACGAATAGTTGTTTGTGTGCTATTCCAGCAAAGAAACGTCACATTCCTATTTTTCACATGGAAGCTGGTAATCGCTGTTTTGATCAGAGAGTACCAGAAGAAACTAACCGGAAAATTGTAGATCACGTTTCAGACATAAATTTGACCTATAGTTCCATTGCTCGTGAATATTTATTAAGAGAAGGATTGCCTGCCGATAGGATTATTAAAACGGGTTCTCCAATGTATGAAGTGTTACATCATTATTTACCAAATATTAATGCTTCAGCTGTTTTAGAAAAGTTAAATTTAGAAGAAAATAAATATTTTGTTGTATCAGCTCATAGGGAGGAAAATATCAATAGTGAAAAGAACTTTAAAGGTTTGATGGAAAGCATGAATTTGATTGCAGAAAAGTATGGTTATCCTATTATTGTAAGTACACATCCGAGAACACAAAAGATGATTGATTCTAAACAGATTGTCATGAGACCAGAAGTGCAGTTTTTGAAACCAATGGGATTTAATGATTATAATGCTTTGCAAATGAAATCCTATGCGGTTTTGTCAGATAGCGGTACTATTTCTGAAGAATCATCGACTCTGAATTTTCGAGCTTTAAATATTCGTGATGCACATGAACGTCCTGAAGCAATGGAGGAAGCTTCCGTAATGATGGTGGGATTGAATCCAGAAAGAATAATGCAGGGACTGGTTCAATTGCAAACACAGAAGAGAGGAGTAGAGCGCAATTTTAGAGCAGTAGCAGATTATTCGATGCCTAATGTATCGGAGAAAGTGATCCGAATCATTTTGAGTTATACGGATTATATAAAGCGTGTGGTATGGAGTGAATCTAATTAA
- a CDS encoding polysaccharide biosynthesis protein — MFKKKTLLITGGTGSFGNAVLNRFLHTDHFKEIRIFSRDEKKQDDMRNQLKNDKLKFYIGDVRDYSSVERAMRGVDYVFHAAALKQVPSCEFFPLEATKTNVFGTQNVIDAAGANKVKKVICLSTDKAAYPINAMGISKALMEKVAVAASRNLSDTTVCLTRYGNVMASRGSVIPLFLKQIKEGKTITITDPNMTRFLMSLDEAVELVLFAFEHGNSGDLFVNKAPAGTIGDLAQALKELCNADNEIKIIGTRHGEKLYETLCTREEMVKAEDMGDFYRIPADNRDLNYAQYFSEGEEDVSLIEDYHSHNTEQQGVEGMKKLLSTLPLIRKEVFGEDVQQMPG; from the coding sequence ATGTTTAAAAAGAAAACCCTTTTAATTACAGGTGGTACAGGCTCGTTTGGAAATGCAGTTTTAAACCGATTTCTTCACACCGATCATTTTAAAGAAATACGTATTTTTTCTCGTGATGAGAAGAAGCAAGACGACATGCGGAATCAATTGAAAAATGATAAGCTTAAGTTTTATATTGGTGATGTAAGAGATTACAGTAGTGTGGAACGTGCGATGCGTGGGGTAGATTACGTATTTCATGCTGCTGCTTTAAAACAAGTTCCATCTTGTGAGTTCTTTCCTTTAGAAGCAACAAAGACAAATGTTTTTGGAACTCAAAATGTAATTGACGCGGCAGGAGCAAATAAGGTAAAGAAAGTAATTTGTTTAAGTACTGATAAAGCGGCTTATCCAATTAATGCCATGGGGATTTCTAAAGCTTTAATGGAAAAAGTCGCTGTTGCAGCATCCAGAAACTTATCTGATACTACTGTTTGTTTGACACGATATGGTAATGTAATGGCTTCTAGGGGTTCTGTAATTCCACTGTTTTTAAAACAAATTAAAGAAGGCAAAACAATTACTATCACTGATCCAAATATGACTCGTTTCTTAATGTCATTGGATGAGGCTGTCGAATTGGTTTTATTTGCTTTTGAGCATGGGAATTCAGGAGATTTATTTGTGAATAAGGCGCCAGCTGGAACGATTGGAGATTTGGCACAAGCACTTAAAGAACTCTGCAATGCTGATAATGAAATTAAAATTATCGGAACACGACATGGTGAGAAATTGTACGAAACCTTGTGTACTCGTGAAGAAATGGTCAAAGCTGAAGATATGGGGGATTTCTATCGCATACCTGCTGATAATAGGGATTTGAATTATGCACAATATTTTTCAGAAGGAGAAGAAGATGTTTCTCTGATAGAAGATTACCATTCGCATAATACAGAGCAGCAAGGAGTAGAAGGAATGAAAAAACTTTTGTCAACTTTGCCATTGATTCGTAAAGAAGTATTTGGAGAGGACGTACAACAAATGCCTGGTTAA